In Halobacteriovorax marinus SJ, the following proteins share a genomic window:
- a CDS encoding glycerophosphodiester phosphodiesterase, with protein sequence MKIFVLLILASISSTLNAKPYCISHRGVTENSIENSMSSIQNAIDVGSDGVEFDIHHTKDGHAILMHDEDLVRVAKSRDGRKCPVTSLVKDLRLREIQNNCVLKNGEEIATLKEALQYLETRDLYTFLELKDSPNTRSIQLIEEYNRQKPELLRVISFESKALRVLKKLRKISDFWRDVELMRVYKFLPFSFSDYGVDIYYKTRFMAWLPRLFGKELGVWTVDEDKDLRRVIKRKIKFITTNRVERCMELKEN encoded by the coding sequence ATGAAGATTTTTGTATTATTGATTTTAGCATCAATTAGTTCAACATTAAATGCTAAACCTTATTGTATTTCGCACAGAGGCGTCACTGAGAACTCTATAGAGAACTCAATGAGTTCAATTCAAAATGCAATAGATGTCGGTAGCGATGGTGTTGAGTTTGATATTCACCACACTAAAGACGGACACGCTATCCTCATGCATGACGAAGACCTAGTGCGAGTTGCGAAGTCCAGAGACGGGAGAAAGTGCCCAGTCACTAGTTTAGTAAAAGATCTAAGACTTAGAGAAATTCAAAATAATTGTGTCTTAAAGAATGGTGAAGAAATAGCTACTCTTAAGGAAGCTCTTCAATATCTAGAAACAAGGGATCTCTATACCTTCTTAGAATTAAAAGATTCACCAAATACAAGAAGTATCCAATTAATAGAAGAATATAATCGACAAAAACCTGAACTGCTAAGAGTGATCTCTTTTGAATCCAAGGCGCTTAGGGTGCTTAAGAAACTGAGAAAAATTTCAGATTTTTGGAGAGATGTAGAACTTATGAGAGTTTATAAATTTCTTCCTTTTTCATTTTCAGACTACGGTGTAGATATCTATTACAAGACTCGCTTCATGGCCTGGCTACCTCGCCTCTTTGGTAAAGAACTTGGTGTTTGGACAGTAGATGAAGATAAGGATCTTAGAAGAGTGATAAAGAGAAAAATTAAGTTTATTACGACAAATAGAGTTGAAAGATGTATGGAGTTAAAAGAGAACTAA
- a CDS encoding DUF3050 domain-containing protein → MDKLLEEIDSLHKSLETHRVYQEINDLDALRIFMSFHVFAVWDFMSLLKSLQREITCVELPWRPSPYSKEIVRMINEIVLGEESDVDLQGKACDHFTLYLEAMREVGCSTEQIDSFLIDFDLSPLADEIKNFVSFNLGLALGDETHKVAAAFFYGREKLIPDMFDGLLSFLKKQSLHCPKLIYYIERHIELDGDEHSILAKKCLDELCAGDEEKLAQAYEVGKKSLELRVKLWDGVLKKLTNEDSLALS, encoded by the coding sequence ATGGATAAACTGCTAGAAGAAATTGACTCACTTCATAAAAGTCTTGAGACACATCGTGTTTATCAAGAAATCAATGATTTAGATGCTCTTAGAATATTTATGAGCTTTCATGTCTTTGCTGTTTGGGACTTCATGTCTTTACTTAAGTCTCTCCAAAGAGAAATTACTTGCGTAGAGCTTCCTTGGCGTCCATCTCCCTATTCAAAAGAAATAGTTAGAATGATCAATGAAATTGTCCTAGGAGAAGAGAGTGATGTGGACTTACAAGGTAAGGCCTGTGACCACTTTACACTTTATCTTGAGGCCATGCGCGAAGTAGGGTGCTCAACTGAGCAAATAGACTCTTTTCTTATTGATTTTGATTTATCTCCACTAGCTGATGAGATTAAGAATTTCGTATCATTCAACCTTGGTCTTGCCCTAGGAGATGAAACCCATAAAGTAGCTGCGGCCTTCTTCTATGGAAGAGAGAAGCTTATTCCAGATATGTTTGATGGTCTTCTTTCATTTCTAAAAAAACAATCACTTCATTGTCCTAAGTTAATCTATTACATAGAGAGACATATTGAATTAGATGGCGATGAGCACTCTATCTTGGCAAAGAAGTGTCTAGATGAATTATGTGCTGGAGATGAAGAGAAATTAGCTCAGGCCTACGAAGTAGGTAAGAAGTCTTTAGAGCTAAGAGTTAAACTATGGGACGGCGTTCTAAAGAAGCTCACAAATGAGGACTCATTAGCCTTAAGTTAA
- a CDS encoding YqaA family protein — translation MSCYFLGRLGKWSWLTRYFKIEKSSIEAHKLKLDRFGLWPSFFCWLPIIGDPLAVYYGFMRSSILTFSLFMGFGKFLRYIFILYIVDL, via the coding sequence ATGAGCTGCTACTTTTTAGGTAGGCTCGGTAAATGGTCCTGGTTAACTCGCTACTTTAAAATTGAAAAGTCGTCTATTGAAGCGCATAAGTTGAAACTTGATAGATTTGGTCTTTGGCCATCTTTCTTTTGTTGGCTTCCTATTATAGGTGATCCTCTCGCCGTGTACTATGGCTTTATGAGATCTTCCATTCTTACTTTTAGTCTATTCATGGGGTTTGGAAAATTTTTGCGCTATATTTTTATTCTCTATATAGTCGATCTTTAA